One Primulina eburnea isolate SZY01 chromosome 4, ASM2296580v1, whole genome shotgun sequence genomic window, acaatatatatttgtaaccAACGATAAAATTGTAACTTTAAATTGAATTAttaatcacatattttaatataaaaaatattattttaatttaaaaataattaaaatattaaaataccaattttttaaaaattaatttttttttagttgCAGAGGATCTTGATCCAGTTTTTATTGGGTTTATTTGTTTATACTAAAATAAAATCTTTATGCATTTCTAATAAACtaatcatttttatatattatttggaTCGacataatttaaatcatattaaAAGTCAATATAATTTCTATTTTTTTGCTTAAGCTTAAATTAAGCATTTTATGCATAACGTATAATGATTTCGTATTTTTTAACTTTGGAtctgattattgtttatgttttctaagattaaaataaaaagggaaataaataaacaaaagcACTCATTTTTCCACTGAAAAAGCAAAGCAGGATGagtcgaattttttttaatgagttAAGATTGGATTTGTGGAACGACCACCTGTAATTAGTAAAAGAAATTTTCCAATAACTTTGCTAGATATACAAATCTAGGCAGTGTCATATTTATGGCTATTGTATCATATTAAAACTCCAAAGGCAACCAATTTGTTTGAAATCTAAGCTCGGAAAAGTTTGATGGGTTAAAGCCCAAATAACAAAGGGTATCCAATATGTCTAAGTTCTAGGTTAAGgcccaactaaattgaaagccCACAAGGTTAGAGCCTAAAAATCAAATGGTATCCAATTTGATGCCTATCTAAGTTCTAGGTCTATTCTTTCATTCTCTTGTTAATTCCATTTTGTTTTGGATAGCATTGACTTGAACTTTGGAGAGTTTTCATCGGATACTCCTCAATGCCTCATACGTTTATAATCGAGATGCAGGTGACAAGCCGCCATTTTTTCTCAGGGTTCATAGGAGgtatgttaggatcggttaataATGGTGATGTGTTTAGAAGAGGTGCTAAATAAACACTTCGATTTTTTGAAATcttttttcaaatataaaatttttataagAAATTGATCTTGAAATCTTGTATGTCTATATCTATGAGTTAACTAATAACAGTAGTGCGGAAACAAACTGAAagatattttgaatattatggCTAGGATATCGTGATAACATAATGAGTAAAATGATGGTCACaaagatttttatggatgttcagatatttcaaatacttctacgtcaccccttctatctcaaagataaaaattaactaaaagactttgattgattACTATGGAATGTAATAACCAACTTCGGTTGGACTTACAtaatgccaaactgaaactcttaactTTTTTTTCACTTATCAGTTGATAACTGAATGGCTCGAAAGAGTAGCCTAAATGCTACAAATATAGTAATGAAGTATGAGTTAGAACTTGCGATTTGTAAGCTGGATAGAATCGAAATTGAATCACAACTGACTGATTGTTCTCGTTGTTATTGTTGTTCGTAATCATTAACCTTTTTCACAATTGAACTCATCAGctatatgtagtctttgactCTAACGGTCACAttgaatgcatttaatgcttaATATCAGTTGAATCGTCTTTTAGTCCATGTAGATGATTTTTTCTGACAGAGGTATGATCATATCAGACTGTTATGCTTCATCTGTTCTACTTTGGTACAGACAGGTCAGTTTTCTGATGAGATTCAAATTGCAACTTATGACATGACTAACTGATCAGGAGTCAAACTAGTCGACTGATTAGTTCAGCTGGTCTACATCAGTTCTAATTTATATCGTTTCAGTTTGAGCACTTCAGTTCAGTTAAGTTCTTTTAGTTCAGTTATTGGTCCAGTTTAGGTCATCTGATCGATTATTTGTTAGTTTGCCAAACTCTGAAAACTTATGAATTCAAACAATTTATtcttttttggtgtttgacaaactTAGAGTTCTGAACTCTTTAACTAAATTTCTTGAGATTATCTGATTTTCTGAAACtgattgtagataaaataaatattcaaaaatgtACCGATTCGTAcaaaataataatgaaattttcatcaaatttgaaaaatctAAGCACATATTCGTACaaacatttcaaaataaaaaagtacAAAGTATATACAAACGCTCCTCAGACTGTATAACTGATGCCGAACTCTTGATCATTTCTTGGCTTTCTTGTCAGCTGGTCCTTTATCAGTTTAACTGACTGGTTCACTGCGCTTCTTGCTGGTCTCTGCTAGTCTTTTTctgttcttccccctttttgtcaacacTCATCATTCTGGAAAAGAAAAGGAATGTTGAACTCACTTGAGCAGAAACTTCAACTAGCTGATTCTGCACAATATCAATTTTCTTGAATAAGCTGTAGTGCACAAAATAAACCATGATGCTAAGTAGTTCCTGGGAGAAGATCAGTTTAGGAGTCGCAACTGCTTCTCTTTTCATCTTTTCAATTGTTGAGAATAAATCAAATACGTCCTTGGTTAGCTTCTTTAACTCTTTCATTGTATGATCCTTAAGAGTGTCAATACTTAAATAATGGATCAGCTGAGTTGACTTCACTCGAGAAATTGTAGACCCAAGATCTTGCGAACTAGACATTATGTTGTCAAGCATGACATCAGTCGCAATTGGCAGTTCACAGGAGGATTTTCCAGCAATAGCTGGGGCTTTCCCTTTTCCTTTCCTGCTGACATTGACAACTACTAATGCTCCAGGGCCAGCATCTTGGTCAACATCTTCAGCTACCTCATTAACTGTTTCTTCTTGTACAGAGAGAGTCTGAGGCTGATCTTGATATTCAGTTGATCCACTTTGTGCCTCATCAGTCTTCTTTGTAAAGATTAGTTTGTGGGAGGCTTCTGAAATGAAGAATGTCTTAGGAACCACCAAGCTAATGGAGATCAGTTTTGATAAAACTGATGGTTCCTGGACAGTTGGCTTTGCTTCAGCAGCATTAATTAGAGCTGAACTTCTTCGTTTTGTACCTTAGCTTCAGTTTCTGGTGCACTTACTTCCTCAGCCACTGAGTCaacaacatattcttcaatagcTTGCTCTTCCCTATACTCCTGTTGAATACCTTCAGCAACTGATAGCAACAACTCATCCACATTGGCTAAGGGTAGCACCTTGTTGGAATCagaatttcggagtttgacaaattgagcGTTTGAAGATTACAGAACTGATCAACTCAACTGAACGTAACGTAACTGAAATGACTTGAACTGAAGTTGCCCGAATGATAATTAATGCGCTGAACAATCGAAGGCAACTGAACCGATTAAAGCTAACTGAAGCTGTATAGCGAGCTGAACTATCAGTTAAGACTAATCAGTTACACTGTCAGTTCATCAAATTGTCTAAGAGTCAACTAATAAATCAGCTTGACACATCATCAGTTAAAGAGCGTAGCCAAAAACCGACAATTTGTACAAGAGCATACTACAACTTATAGTGAGAGCACCACATATCAGAATGCAACAATGTACAATTGTCAGAAGAATGATGACATGTCTACTCAGGACAAATCAACAGATATATGACATTTAAACATATTCAATATTATCGTTGGgagcaaagcctataaatagcctaGAAGATCAGCTGAGAATAGAGTAATAGAGCAATAGTGAATAGAAACAATTATCGAGTTAGcaagaacaagaacaagcaAATCGTTCTCAGTTATAGAAATCTCACGTTTTATCAGATatattcatagctttcaggCTATATTTCGAGCATTAGCACAAGCACTTActgttattatattttatatctttaGATTAGTTGTGCTTAGAAAGATATATCAGTTGCGTACTGATAAAATTGTAaagatactaagagtttcagtttggtaaTGTTTAagaccaaactgaagtgggttattACAGCTATTGTAACTAATCAatgtcttttagtgaaaattcAATCCTTGACATAGAAGGGGATGacataggagcatttgaagtctccgaacatccataaatctttgtTTTCCTTATTTCTAAATGTTCAATCTGTCTTTCAGTTTGTTCCGCACTTTaagttaactgattgacattACAACAAGATTAGAATTCAgtatcactaaactgattcaCCCTATCGAAAAGATTCGAAAATACTAAAGTGTTCATTCAACCatcttctaaacactttcactcACTcaatcgatcctaacaagtgatATTAGAGCACTGCCAATCTTGTTTCTGAATATTTTCTATATTTACAATCTGATTACCACGTCTTATTTCAATAAGATTCTTATATTTTcaagagaagaatttgatggTGAGAAGATCAAAATGCAgtctcatttagctgcacatgatgatgacatgtggcacgtcataactgacggaccaatgaaaatattgaaggaaaatacagcagttgccatAACTGTTGCCATAACTGAAAGAGCACCTCATCGCATCAAGAAACCATGAGAAGAGTAGACAACTGAAGATAAGAGGAAAGGCAACCTGGATAATGTAGCTAAAGATATTATGTACAAAACCTTGGATAAGGTTACATTCAGTAAGATCAAtatgtgcaaaacagcaaaagaaatcTGGGAGAAACTGGTCCAATTATGCAAAGGAAATGAGCAAATTAAAGAGAACAAACTCTCAGTCGCGGTACATAAATTTgaaacatcaaaatgaagagaGGAGAGTCAATGAATGAGCACGACGAATGAGTAAGCAACATTATcaatgaactgaatgcacttgggaaagtgtattcaaataaagaagttGCGTTGAAGGTGGTtcgaggtcttcccaaagaatgagaTGTAAAAATGATGGCTATGAGATAATCCAAAGACCTGAATAAGATAGAATTACATGACTTATTTGCTGATCTCAAAGCTTATGAGTTCGAACTGCAGACAAGAGAAGGAAAACCTTCAACACCAACAGTCACATCTGCTCTAAGTGCCATCAAactggaaccaactggttcagctgAGAAGACTGCAGAACAACTGAGTAATGACACAATGTCATTATTTGtcaagaaatttaaaaatttatgagAAGAAATCAAATTTCTTTCCCAGCGACAATATCAGAAAACCAATTCAAAGGAAGAGCCAAAttcttgctacaactgtggcaaaactATGACATGTTGagtgtcctaaaccaaagaaggacatTCGACATTAAACTGAAAAAGGAAAGAAGTCAGTTGAGTTCAAAAGACGAGACAAAAATGGTAAAAGATCATTCAAGAAGAAACATGAGGTCCTGTTAGcggaagaaagcaaatccaaatgggcagaaaaaAACAGTGAATAGTCGGAGTCTGAGAGCTTGAGCAGCTCTTGCGATGAAGATGAAGTAAAATGCTTAATGGCCAATGATGCAGAACTGGAATCAACTAGTGAAcaagtatttgatttcagttcaactgattttacacgaaAAGAACTCATTTCTACACTgcatgacatggtcaatgagtatcaCAAGCTTGTTCTTTCATTTGAAAAAGCCAAAGCTAAACAAACCGATTCCCAAGACAACAAAACTaaactgatgagtcagttgAATTGTTGAGTCTCAAAAGAGAGATTGCAAAGCAGAAAGCTGAATTGATTGAGTACCAATATTTGATTCAGCAGTTGAAAATGTAATTTCAAAACAAACTGATCTGGTTCAAGCATGGAACAAGTCATCAGTCACGCTAAATGAAATGAAATGTTTACAAAAATCAGTTAACAAAACCGGTTTAGGCTTTAATAACAATGATGAAACCTCTGCAAGTGATACAATGCCAAAGTTGAATGAGCACAAAGGGAAGTATattaactttgtgaaatcaaCTGTGGTAAACGAACTCTCAGAACCAAGTAAACATACTGTCCAATCGATGGAAAACAAGAACAAGGCTAAACGGTATGGAATTGGATATAGCCccaagagttcaactgattcgCGAACCTGGTCACCTAAAAGGTTCAGCTATAAAAATCAGTACTCTGAGGATGACTATTACAATTATTACAACTGTAAGCCAGTTTAGAAGAGATATCAgataaacaatcagttgaaaaaggttaAAAATCATATTGTTGCTTCTGCACACAACACACCAAAAACACACAAGTCAGGAAAAATCATCTGGAACACAGTAACTGGAAAGTCAGTCAGACTGATCTAAGTCTGGGTTCCCAAAagactaatcagtttaggacccaaatagatgtgAGTACCAAAATTATTCATTGTATGTGATTGCAGGTGACATGTACATCagcaaaaaaaatcaatttggtACTTAGACAGTGGATGCTCGCGATACATGACAGGGGATGATGATTTGCTatcccaactgatcaaatactcTGGTCCggacatcagttttggagactaCTCTAAAGGTAGAATTGTGGGTAAGGTTATgtttatccatggtaacattattATTAATGATGTCTTACTTGTTGataatttgaagtataacttggtTAACATTAGTCAGTCACGCGACAAtaatttttcagttcagttcaacaaACACACGTGCACAGTAAAGAACTCAACTGATGACATCATTATTACTGGTAATAGTTGTGGTAACACCTACAAGGTGAGTTGGACTAATCAACCTAATGCACCAATTTGTTTTGTAGCTTCAAAatattctaaaaactggttgtagcataaaaggttgaaccacttgaatttcaaatccatagCTCATCTGAGtgatcttgtaactggtctGCCTAAAATTGATTtctcaataaataaaatttggTCAGCATGTTTGTAATGTACCATATTCTTAAACATAcctaaaatttgcgaaaaataaaattttttcttaaataagaaACTCTTATTCAAAatgccaaataattaaaatgcttgtaaatatatttgaaattgtaAACAACTTGCAACAAATACTTGTTTAAAACATCATGAAATAATTCGTCAAAATCAGAGTAAATGaaataacatgcataaaaatccttAAACTTAAGCGTTCCTCGGGTTAGTCCTCCACCTAGTCCGAGCCATCTCATTGGTCTCCGCTTTTAGTCTCCTCAAACTCGTCCTCACCTTCATCGATCAAGtttaatgagtctaaagactcagagtctaaagactcatcatgtataaactgggaatagcAAGTAACGTATAATAAAAacacataaatttttaaattaacaCATACCTAACTTTACTTTGAACATACCTACATAAAGATAGACGTGCCATCGAtttataaacattttcataaacaaaaTTGCAtcgtacatacttaaacatgcatatcatcatcattttgcgtagagatatgtttcaaagcaagtgacccataacatagtgaacctgatcagactaaaccatagtactgggctggcagTGATCttcactaccacatacataagatcccagGTCATATTTTAACGGGTGGAGTTgtccctggtcatactttaccgctttcaATCCTGATAAAAACCCGTTCATACTTtatcggggtggagaggtcctcagaCACGTTCTCTGGCTTCCATACTCGTTCATATTTGGTCACAAATAATTATCatacttaaaaaatataaaatattttctttgcacgtcgaacatactaatACATTATGCATGCCTGCCCaagacattttttttaaaattattattctaTTTAGAaagattggcgctcgggcggtaaaatcttaCCACTCAGGCGCCGTCCACTCGTTTGGGCTCGAAAATTcttaaaaaataacatatttttacacagtttgagcagtcacacgaaaatgatcataactAACTTGATTCTTATCCGGAAATGAATTTCTGACTCAACTTGTCTCTCTTCCCAAGCTTTATAACACTCGTCATGGGAGCTATCTTCACAAATACGTGATCTTCTATGGAAAATTCGAGATCCCTTCTCCTCTTGTAGCATAACTCTTTTAGTGGCTCTAGGCGGCCTACATCCTatctcggatcttgaccaccacgtctacagtgtgctgaacaatctctgggcCAAATTCTGATTCCTCCCCGagttcatcccaatgaatcagTGATCTGAACTTCCTTCCATACTGTGcttcgtagggagccatacctatagatgattggaaattgttgttgtaggtgaactccactagaggtagctttgATTCCCAATTTCCATGGAAGTCGATCACACATGCTCGTAACaaatcttccaaaatctgaatcactagctcagactgaccatctttCTGAGGGTGGAATGCAGTACTGAAGAGTAACTCATTCCCATAGctgcatgtaaactcttccaaaaggacaatgtgaatctcgggtccctgtcagacacaatagaaactaggatcccgtgcaatctgactatctctcgaatatagAGCTCTGCATACCGAGTCATGGAGAACGTCGCCTTCACCAGTAAGAAATGTGCCGATTTAGTAAGTCAAtcaactataacccaaatagcattggaTCCTCTAACTGACCTCGGCAATCCAacaacgaaatccatggtgatattctcccatttccacttgAGAATATGGAGCGGCTTAAGCATCCTTGCTGgactctgatgctctgctttcacttgctgacaagtgagacattcagatACAAATCGGCGAatatctcgcttcatccctggacAACAATACAGCATCTGTaagtccttgtacatcttggtacccccTGGATGGATAGAATATAGAGATGTATGTGCCTTTGTCAAAATATcatctctgatcgaatcaacactaggcacccctATCCTTCCTCTGTACCTCATGATATCATCAGACACTGTGCAGAGTACGTTGCCCTTTGCTTCATCCTTCACTCTTCTTTGGTCTAGCAAAGAAGACTGGATTGTCAGATTAGACAACTTGGGAGCTCTGCCATTAGGATAAACT contains:
- the LOC140830194 gene encoding uncharacterized protein, with the protein product MLELKQQIQELLDKEFIRPNFSPWGEPVLFIKNKDGSMRLCINYRKLNKSHEEHNQHLGTVFQVLKSRKLFAQFSKCEFWLEKVAFFGHIISSSGIEVDPFKVAVVKEWVEPKNASEIYALRRKVAVIAQLSAQRSLQSEIQMFGLEVYPNGRAPKLSNLTIQSSLLDQRRVKDEAKGNVLCTVSDDIMRYRGRIGVPSVDSIRDDILTKAHTSLYSIHPGGTKMYKDLQMLYCCPGMKRDIRRFVSECLTCQQVKAEHQSPARMLKPLHILKWKWENITMDFVVGLPRSVRGSNAIWVIVD